In a single window of the Melioribacteraceae bacterium genome:
- a CDS encoding threonine synthase, protein MTYLTHLECGLCDEKYDADKIWNLSPCCSKPLLARYDINKARQNFSKDKLTGRVNSLWRYKEMLPIEFDSNILTLGEGFTPLIRAKRLGDSLGHDSLFIKDESLNPTTSFKARGLCVAISKAKELGVKEVSIPSAGNAAGAMCAYASLAGMKSYVFMPKDVPTPFIAECKAFGAEINLIEGLITDCGRTAAELVKKYNRFDVSTLKEPYRLEGKKTMGYEIAEQLNWTLPDVIIYPTGGGTGLVGMWKAFEEMENLGWINSKRPRMVSVQSTGCAPILKAFNEKKEFADHWENASTIADGLRVPAAVGDFLILRAIYESEGIAIAVDDKDIMTCSNNIAQYEGIFAAPEGGASLAAFKVLFKSNWIKENESVVIFNTGSGHKYMNLWLKD, encoded by the coding sequence ATGACTTACCTTACACATTTAGAATGTGGCTTATGCGATGAGAAATATGACGCTGATAAAATCTGGAATCTATCACCATGTTGCAGCAAGCCATTATTAGCTCGTTATGATATAAATAAGGCCAGACAAAATTTTTCAAAAGATAAACTTACCGGCAGAGTAAATTCATTGTGGCGGTATAAAGAAATGCTACCAATAGAATTCGATTCAAATATTCTTACACTTGGAGAAGGATTTACCCCACTTATAAGGGCAAAAAGATTAGGAGATTCATTGGGGCATGATAGTCTATTTATAAAAGATGAAAGCTTGAACCCAACCACATCATTTAAAGCTAGAGGGTTGTGTGTCGCAATTTCAAAAGCTAAAGAGTTAGGAGTAAAGGAAGTTTCAATTCCATCTGCAGGAAATGCTGCAGGCGCAATGTGCGCTTATGCCTCTTTAGCTGGAATGAAATCTTATGTTTTTATGCCCAAAGATGTACCCACCCCATTTATTGCTGAGTGTAAAGCATTTGGTGCTGAAATAAATTTAATAGAGGGATTAATAACCGATTGCGGAAGAACTGCTGCAGAACTTGTAAAAAAATATAACCGTTTTGATGTCTCAACATTAAAAGAGCCATATCGACTTGAAGGAAAAAAAACAATGGGATATGAAATTGCCGAGCAGTTAAATTGGACACTGCCCGATGTAATTATTTATCCAACCGGCGGAGGAACAGGTTTAGTTGGAATGTGGAAAGCCTTTGAAGAAATGGAAAATCTAGGATGGATAAATTCTAAGCGTCCTAGAATGGTTTCTGTACAGTCAACCGGCTGCGCTCCGATTTTAAAAGCATTCAACGAGAAAAAAGAATTTGCCGATCATTGGGAAAACGCTTCAACAATTGCCGATGGCTTGAGAGTCCCCGCCGCTGTTGGAGATTTTTTAATTCTCAGAGCAATATATGAGAGTGAAGGAATAGCTATAGCTGTTGATGATAAGGATATTATGACATGTTCAAACAATATAGCGCAGTATGAAGGTATATTTGCGGCACCCGAAGGTGGCGCGTCACTAGCGGCATTTAAGGTGTTATTTAAAAGTAATTGGATTAAAGAAAACGAATCTGTAGTTATCTTCAATACAGGAAGCGGTCATAAATACATGAATCTTTGGCTTAAAGATTAG